A region from the Bactrocera dorsalis isolate Fly_Bdor chromosome 1, ASM2337382v1, whole genome shotgun sequence genome encodes:
- the LOC125778440 gene encoding uncharacterized protein LOC125778440 yields the protein MPQKVFSDNATNFVGADRKLRELKEAFLAQAPELMGFAAEEGFSFGFIPPRAPHFGGLWEAAVKSAKHLLVRALGNALLTTEELSTLLAEVEAILNSRPLAPLGQDPNDGEALTPAHLLIGCPLRALPPAQVPTDPIRCCERWQLVCCLKQQFWRQWSKTYMTGLQERNKWLHPKRNLQPGDLVLVHEDNVPPQQWVLGRVVAAVEGQDGKVRVAEVATKTGTIKRPIHKLAVLPLDIEGI from the coding sequence atgccacagaaagtattcagcgacaacgcaaccaactttgtcggcgccgaccgcaagctgcgcgagctgaaggAGGCGTTCCTAGCGCAAGCGCCAGAACTAATGGGGTTCGCAGCcgaagaaggattcagcttcggctttataccacccagggcgccgcacttcggcggattatgggaggcggccgtgaagtccgccaagcatcTGCTCGTCCGCGCACTCGGCAACGCTCTACTCACGACGGAGGAGCTATCAACACTACTGGCCGAAGTGGAAGCCATTTTGAACTCTCGTCCCCTAGCACCGTTGGGacaggaccccaacgacggaGAAGCACTAACTCCAGCGCACCTTTTAATCGGTTGCCCTCTGCGAGCGCTGCCACCAGCACAAGTGCCAACGGACCCAATTCGTtgctgcgagagatggcaacttgtttgctgtctcaagcaacagttttggcgacagtggtccaaaacctacatgacgggccttcaggaacgcaacaaatggctgcaccccaaacgcaacctgcagccaggcgatctcgtcctcgtccacgaggacaacgtgccgccacagcagtgggtactcggACGCGTCGTCGCcgccgtcgaagggcaagacggcaaggtgcgagtcgcggAAGTCGCAACCAAGACGGGCACGATTAAGCGccccatccacaaactggctgtccttccactggatattgaaggaatctga